The segment CCATCGAGTTTGGTGGTGCTACCGGTTGGCGCCACGGAGCAGCGGTCCGCATCTGGTGACCGGCACCGACACCTTCGCGGTGGAAGCGATCAGCCGGGCAGCAGCGGTTCAGGCAGGAGATAGCGGCTCGATCGTGGTCGCGCCCACCCTCCCCTTCGGGTCCTCAGACCATCATCTCGCCTTTGGCGGCACGCTGTCGTTGAGCACACAGACCTACTACGCGGTGATCCGCGATCTGGTCTCCTCGCTCATCACCGACGGGTTCCGCAAGATCCTGATCGTCAATGGGCATGGAGGAAATCACGAGCTGGTGCAGCTGGTCGCGCGCGACTTAGCCCTGCCATCCGGTGCAGATCGGCGCGCTTTCCTATTGGCAACCATCGCAAGGGAAGCTCGACGGCGGCGAGGAAGGCAGGGCATCCGCCGCCTGGTCACGCGGGAGAGTTCGAAACCTCGGTCGTCATGCACCTGCGGCCGGATTTGCCGCCGGTCGATCCCCACCCGAAAAGTTGCGGAATCGAAGCGCTTCCGCCGCGTGTGATCGGCTGGCGGCTGGAACGCAACGACTGGTGGCAGGCAATCGACGGCTATACCGATAGCCCCGCCGCTGCGACCGCCGAATCCGGCGCACGCTTCGTGGAGATCGTGGTCGATGGCCTGGCCCAGGTGATGCGGGAATTCCTGGCGAGCTGAACCGTCGCGAAATGCATTCCCCCACGGATCTCCCGCAACGAGTACGTTTGCGGCCGCGGTCCGGCATCACGCATGGAGCAAGCTCGATCGCTTCCCACCAAAGCGACACCCCCGTCCGTCATCCCGAACTCCCCACCATGATGTCGCCCCACCGTCATCCCGAGCTTGTCGAGGGATCTCTTGTTGCCCAAGGCTCGGCTTCCGGACTTGAGCCATGCGTCGATGGGAACAAGAGATTCCTCCACTTCGGTCGGAATGACGAAGGGGAGACGGAAGGACGAACAGGTTGGAGCCGAATGACGAAACGGGCGGGCCGAATGACGAACCGGAGAGGGTCGGAGACCCTTGGCTTCTCGTAGCCCCGCCGTTCAGGGCGGGGCGAGACCACCAGCGCACGACGGACACGACAACGGCGGACCCCAGCCGGTCCGCCGTTGTCATCGGTCATCCCATGGCGGGATGCGGGATGGTCAGGACTCTGATGCGGCCAATTCGATCAGCAGCTTGACCGCGGCTTCGGTCAGAATGCCAGCCGCTTCCGGGGTGAACGGCGAGGTATCGACCTCATACCCCTTGGCTGGATAGTCCGCCGGCATGGGGATATACCCCGCCCAGCCACCGACATAGCCGCCGAACCAGGTAAAGGGGAAGGGCGAACGGCGCTTGATCTCCTTGCCGATGTCCTGGAAGGGCTCGCCCTCGGTACCGACGAAGACCGCCGGTCCGATCTGCAGAATGTTGATCTCCACGTCGGCTTCCGTCTTGCCTGCGAAGGCTTGCACATGCCGGAACGCCATGTTGGCCCGTTTCACCACGAAGGTGGCGGCTTCGATTTCTTTCGGGTCCGCTCCGGCGGCCTTGAGCGAATCGAGCGCTTCTTGCGCCTGGGTCACGCGCTCTTCCGCCATGTCGAAGGGCATCAGCTCGATCAACGGCAACTTGACGATGGTCGTCGAGCCGCGCACGATCGGATCGGGGCCCTCCTCGGCGTCGTAGGTCCACTTGCCAAGCGGCGCGCCCGACTCCCAGACCTTCTCATGCCGATAGGCGCGCTTTGGGAGGAGGATCTCCTCGTACGCCACAATCGCCGACGCGCCAACACTCTTGCCGAGCCGTTGAATCACCGCGATGTCGTCCGTGAACCCATCCGGGCCGGGGCCGATATCGCCGGTCGCGCCCTGGGCGAACATGGTCGGCGCGCCGGTGACCAGTTCGACGGTTTCCTTGAGATACCCTGGCCAGTCGGCGGAGAGCCGCTTGTTGCTCGGACCGAGCGTGGTTGGATGCATGGTGTAGCCGACCGCCGCCACAATGGGTGATCCGTCAAGCGCATCGATGCGCATGACGAAGACCTCGGGATCGATCGGGCCGTCTGGATTCGTGCCGGTGACAGTACGGCCATCCGGCGCGGTTTCCCGCCGGTTGACTGCCACATGGCTCTCACCCCGGGCAACGCCGACCCGTGCGGGTTCCAGCTTCTCGACCGCCAATCGGGCCGCGCCGGCCGCGTAGTCGGGCAGGAGCGCGTAGTACGCCTTCATCGCGTCGATGCCCGCTTTCGCCCAGTCCCAGCTGCTGGGCGGCGGACCGGCATGGTTGTGCGTCACGCTCACGCGCACCATTTCCGGGGGAATTCCGGTTTCGTCAGCAACTCGTTGCTGCACCTTCTGAGTTTCAGGGGTCGAGAGAATGATGAGATCGAAATCGACCCAGGCCGCGCGGTTGGTTCCGTCATCGACGACCAGCACCGTGCAGGTCAGCGGGAGATCGACATCCTCAGCGAAGACATGCACCTGCGCGCCCCAGCTGGCATGCGGCGCCGACAGCGGCGGTGTGATATCGACCCGTCCGACACCTGCCTGAAACGATCCCATTCCGCTCAATCTCCCTCGTTGTCGCGCGACGATCAACAGTTGCTCTGGCCAGGAGCCACGCTCGGCCGTGCTAGAAACCGAACGGCATGGGCTCGGTTCGCTCATTGGCGTGATGGTCGCGGCGTGGGCGCACCGGTCTGCTCTGCAACCACTGGACCAGGTCGATCAGCTCAGTGACCACATGCTCGAAGAGCTTCTCGCCTTTCTCCGCCGAACCGAGCTCGGGGGCGCCGATGGAGCCCGTTTCCGACATCTGCGAGGTCCAGCCCACGATGCCAGCCGGACCGCTGCCCATGGTCAGGTCGACCCACTGCCATTTGTCCGCGCCGGGGATTTCCAGCACGTCCTCGTGCACCGTGCCGCGGATGCGGTCTTTGCGGACACCGGCCTCGTCGAGATGCAGATACATCGAGGTTTCCAGCTCGCAGGCGTGCGCCGAGCCACCGGGACCCGATTCGCGCAATTCGCTGTTCCAGTAGCTTGCGCCGAGCTGCCACCAGGAAAGAAACGCGCAGAGCGCATCGGTCTGCAGGATAGTTTGCCGGCCAACCTGCTCCACCAACGGATGATTCGAGCCATGGCCGTTGATGACAATGATGCGCTCGAACCCGTGCCAGGCCAATGAGCGTGTGATATCGAGGAGGTAGTTCACGAATGTCGTCGGCTGGATGCTGATGGTGCCGGGAAAGTCGAGCACATGATGGCAGTAGCCGTATTGCACTGGAGGCATGACCAGCATCGATTCCGGAGCGCGGCGACCCGCTTCGCGGCAGATCGACTCGACCTGCAAGACATCGACATCGAGCGGCAGGTGGTGTCCATGCTGCTCGACCGCGGCAACCGGCAGGATGACGACCTTCTTCTGGGCGATCGCCTCATTGATCTCAGGCCAGGTCAGCTTGTCGTAGCGATATTCGCCCCGCACATACCCGGAATCGACCACGTCCATTTCCGGCCCAGCAGCCATATTCGTGCCCTCTATCGCTCCCGCAGACGCGGATCGAGAATGTCGCGCAAACCGTCACCCAGGAAGTTGAAACCAAGCACCAGAATGGCGATCGCCAATCCCGGGAAGATCGCCATCCAGGGGGAGATTTCCATGTAGGTGCGCGCGATGTTGAGCATGCCGCCCCAGGTGGGTTCCGGGGGTTGCGTGCCAAGCCCGAGGAAGCTGAGCGCCGCCTCGGAGAGGATCGCGCTGGAAAGGTAGACGGTGGTGAGCACGATCATGGGGGCCATGATGTTCGGCACGACATGTTGCCGCACCATGCGCCAGTTGCTCGAACCGAGCACCCGGGCGGCTTCGATATACGCCTCGCCTTTGACGGAGAGCACGGTCCCGCGCACGACGCGCGCAAAGGCCGGGGCATAGATGATGCCAATGGCGATCATGGCGTTGCGCCGGCTGGGGCCGAGCAAACCGGCGATCACGATGGCCAACACGATGCCTGGGAAGGCAAACATGATATCGACGACGCGCATCGTCCAGGTGTCGGTGCGGCCGCCGAAGTACCCGGAAAGCAACCCGAGAAAGCCGCCGATCGCCAACGCGATGACCACCGAGATGATGCCGACCTGCAGCGAGACGCGCGCGCCGTAGACGATGCGGGAGAACGTATCGCGGCCAAGCTCGTCGGTGCCCATCAGATGTTCCCGGCTGGGCGGGAGCAGGCGGATCGAGCCTTGCGCCGCGGGGTCATAGGGCGCGATGAGCGGCGCGAAGATCGCGATCAGAATCGTGGTCAACACGATGATGGCGCCAACGATGCCGATCGGGTTGCGATAGCGCTTGGGAAACTTCCACCATGGGGTGGTCGCGCGCGCCACGCGCCCTTCGGTGATGACATCGGGCGTAGTAGTGACGACGCTCATCCGAGTTTGATCCGTGGGTCGAGCCATGCGTAGAGCACGTCGACGATAAGGTTGATGCTGACGAACGCGACCGCCAGATAGAGCGTGGCCGCCTGCACGAGCGGATAGTCGCGATTGAAGATGCCCTGCAAGAGGGTATTGCCAACGCCATTCAGTCCGAACACGACCTCGACCACCGCGGCCGAGCCCATCAGACCGCCAAGCTGGAAGCCGATGACGGTGATGACCGGGATGAGCGCATTCTTGAGCGCATGGCGGTAGAGCACGGGCTGGGGCGCCAGGCCTTTGGCCTTGGCGGTGCGCACATAGTCCTGCCCGAGCACTTCGAGCATGGTAGTGCGCGTCATGCGCATGGTGATCGCCATCAAAGGGACCGCCAGCGCAATGGCCGGAAGAATCATCTGCTGCAGGTTACCGATTGGATCGCTCGTGAAGGGGATGAAGCGGATCGAGGGGGTCCAACCGAAGACTTTCGAGGTGAAGAGGAGCATCAGGGTGGCGACCCAGAAGTTGGGCAGCGAGAGCCCGACGAGCCCGGCGACACGCGCGCCGAAATCGAAGGCGGTGTCCCGCTTGACAGCCGAAATCACCCCAAGCGGAATGGAGACAACGGTCGAAATGATCAGCGCCAGGATGGCGAGTTCGATGGTGATGGGCAGCGCCGCGGCCAGAATCTCGCCAACTGGCTTGCCCGAACGCATGGACGTGCCCGGGTCGCCCTGCAGCAGGTTGCCCATCCACTTGATGTATTGCACCGGGATGGGGTCGTTCAACCCCATCGATTCACGCAGCTTTTCTTTCGCCGCGGACGAGGCCGTGCCATCGGTGCCGGCCAGAATGTCGACTATGTCGCCTGGCAGCAGCCGCAACATCGCGAAGATGAGCAGGCTCATACCGATCAGCGTGGGAACGAGCAGCGCCAGGCGCTGCAGGATGTACTTCGACAACGACGTGTTTCCTAAACGTGCGAACTGTCAGGTGATTCTTCGTGAAATGAAGGCAGGAGCCGCGGTGGCGGCTCCTGCCCAGAAAGCGGATCGTCCTACTCCGCGTCGGCCACGCAAACCGTGCGCAGACCCGGGTTCGTGTTTCCGAAGAACACATACATGCCGGTGAGCCGGTTGTTGACCGCCTGGAACTTGAACGGCTGCACCAAGTAGAGATGCGCCGCATCTTCGGCAATGATCTCCTGCAAGCGTTGGTACATCGGCACGCGGGCGGCCGTGTCGGTCTCGGCAAGCGCCTGATCGTAGAGGGTATTGAACTCCTCGTTGTTGTAGCCATCACCGAACCAGACCACGTTCTGCGTGGTTCCCTGGCGGAAGTCGATGACATAGCCCGACGGGTCACCGCGCATACCGCGGCCGGTGGCTCCCCACTGGTAGGCGCCGGTGCCGATGTTGTCGGCGAAGGTGCCAATTTCCAGCGGAACGACGCTAACGTTGATGTTGAGCTGCTTGACCGCCTCGGCCACGATCTCGGCGTTCTGCGTGTAGGAACGCGGCGCCGCGATCGCCTGCAGCTCGACCTCGAAACCGTCGGCGTAGCCGGCCTCTTCCATGAGCGCCTTGGCAGCCTCGACGTCGTTGGCATAGAGCTCGGCCAGCCGCTCCGGCGTGAGCGGGTATTCGCCGTAGCCGGGAGGAATCGCGCCGGTGATCGCCGCGCTGCCGCCAAAGACGTTCTGCCGGATCAATTCACGGTCGACGACCTTGTTGATCGCCTGGCGCACCCGGGTGTCGCGCCATGGCACGTCGGCCTCAGCGGTCTGGAACTGGATGACGTTCGGCGTCGAAACCGCGCCCTCGAGGATGGTGATGGTGTCATCGCCCTCGAGCGTGATGACCACGTCCGCCGAGAAGGTGCCTCCGTCGATCTCGCCAGAGCGCAGCGCCGCGACGCGGGTCTGCTCTTCGGTCAGCGTCTTGAGGGTCAGCTTGGAGATGCAGGGAATCCCGGCGTTCCAGTAGTCCGGATTGGCTTCCATGACGACCACGTCGTCCTGGACATACTCGACCAGCTTCATCGGGCCGGTGCCAATCGCCTCGCTGAGCGGGTTGTAGTCGTCGTAGAAGTTCTCGGGAACGATCGGGGTGTAGCCGCCCCAGGCCATCGTGCCCGGCAGGGTGGGATCGAGCTTCGACATCGTCACCTTGACGGTGTAGTCGTCGACGATCTCGGTGCCGGTGATGTTGGCGAGGTAGGAAACGGCAACGCCTGGCTCCGGCGGGGTAACCGCCAGGTCCATCGAGTACTTCACGTCGGCCGCGGTCATCTCTTTACCGTTGTGGAAGAGAACGCCCTTGCGGAGATTGAAGATGTAGCTGTTGTCCGCATCGACCTCCCACGTCTCGGCAAGTCCCGGGACGAAGTTGAGATCCTGGTCCCACATCACGAGGGTGTCGTAGAAGAATTCGCGGCCCTGCCAGTGCGCCAGGGAGATGGCGCCGAATGGCAGCAGGTTGGGCGGAGGGGCATCGAGCGCCCAGATGACCTCGCCGGCCGGTTCGGCATCTTGTGCCGAGACATCGGCCAACTGCCGGATCGTAAGCCCGCCGCCGAGCGCAGCGCCAGCGCCAAGAGCGCCGCTTGCCTTCAGCATGTCGCGCCGGGAGAACCGGCCACGGGCAAGGTCGATCAAAAACCGGAGGTCGTTATCGTTTTCGGTCATGATGTTCCTTTCGAAGATCGGTATCCGGTCGTCGTGACCGGTTGTCGGGTTAGCTCGACTCGACCCAACGAGTCTCAGTTCGCTCGATTACCTTGCATACCGGCGCTCTGCGGACCGCGGCCCTCCTCTCATGGAAATGGTCACGAAAGTAATTTAGCAGCTTCTGGTAAACAGTCACCAGTCTTTGTTTGAGCGGTCATGATACCAGCACAGTTCGCAGTGTGGACAGGTTCGACTCGAATGACATCTATGCGGACGAACGGCCTGCCAAGTCGGGCCCACGCTGGCGCCGATTTGTTCCCCTGAACACGATGGCGCGTCAGCGACCACGTGCTGCGCGCACTCCATGCTCTACGTGCGGTTGACGCTTCCAGGAACAGAATCGAGTCGATGCCGGGACGATGCGAGCTGCGCTGGCAATGCGAAGGAGCCGCCCTCCGGGCGACTCCTTGCTCGATACGCCAGAGAGCAAATGCTATTCGGCGTCGGAGACGCACGCCGTGCGCAGGCCCCGATTGGTGTCGGTGAAGGTGACATACATTCCAGTCAATCTGCTGTTGACCACCTGGAACTTGTATGGCTGCACCAAATAGAGATGCGCCGCATCTTCGGCAATGATCTCCTGCATGCGCTGGTACATCGGCACGCGTGCCGCCTGATCGAGTTCGGCCAGCGCCTGATCGTAGAGTTCGTTGAACTCGTCATTGTTCCAGCCATCGCCGAACCAGGTCACGTTCTGTGTGGTGCCCTGGCGGAAATCGATGACGTAGCCCGACGGGTCGCCGCGCATTCCGCGGCCGGTGGCTCCCCACTGGTAGGCGCCAGTGCCGATGTTGTCGGCAAAGGTGCCAATTTCCAGCGGAACCACCTTGGCGTCGATATTGAGCTGCTTGACCGCCTCGGCCACGATCTCGGCGTTCTGCGTGTAGGAACGCGGCGCCGCGATCGCCTGCAGCTCGACCTCGAAACCGTCGGCGTAGCCGGCCTCTTCCATGAGCGCCTTGGCGGCCTCGACATCGTTGGCATAGAGCTCGGCAAGCTTCTCGGGCGTGAGCGGGTATTCGCCGTAGCCGGGCGGAATCGCGCCGGTAATCTCGGCCTTCCCACCGAACACATTCTGGCGAATCAGCTCGCGGTCGACCACTTTGTTGATCGCCTGGCGCACACGCGTATCACGCCATGGCACGTCGGCCTCAGCGGTCTGGAACTGGATCACGTTTGGCGTGGAGACGAGACCCTCCAGGATCGTAACGCTATCGTCGCCCTCCAGTGTCATAGCCACGTCGGCGCTGAACGAGCCGCCGTCGATTTCGCCGGAACGGAGCGCCGCCACGCGGGTCTGTTCTTCGCTGAGCGTCTTGAGAGTCAGCTTGGCGATGCAGGGAATCCCGTCTCCCCAGAAATCGGGAAACGCTTCCATCACGACGACGTCATCCTGGACGTACTCGACCAGCTTCATCGGGCCGGTGCCGACCGCCTCGCTGAGCGCGTTGTAGTCGTCGTAGAAGTTCTCCGGAACGATCGCCGTGTATCTACCCCAGGCCAGGTTTCCCAGCAGGGTGGGATCGACCGTCGCCGTGTTGATCTTGACCGTGTAGTCGTCCACGATGTCGGCGCCGGTGATATTCGCAAGAATCCCGATCGCCACACCTGGCTCGGGCGGCGCGATCGCCATCTCGACGGAGTACTTCACATCGGCGGCAGTCATCTCTTTGCCGTTGTGGAACTTCACACCCTTGCGGAGGTGAAAGATGTGACTACCCGATTCGTCGGTCTCCCACGATTCGGCCAGTGCCGGCATTGGGTTGAGATCCCGATCCCACTCCAGGAGCGAGTCATAAAAGAACTCTCTCCCATTCCAGGCCGGCTGCGAGACAGCGCCAAAGGGAATCAGGTTGGGCGGCGGAGAGTCGAGCGCCCAAACGACCTCTCCGGACGGAGCGGCGCCGGCTTCTGGCGACTGCGCGGAAACATCGGCGAGTTGGCGAATGGTCAGGCCGCCTCCGAGAGCAGCGCCGGCAGCAAGCGCGCCGCTGGCCTTGAGCGCATCGCGGCGGGAGAACCGTCCACGGGCGAGATCGATCAGAAACCTCAGGTCGTTGTCTTGGTCGGCCATGGTTGTCCTTTCAATGAACGTTGATCCAGTCGATGTGACCGGGTCTCGGGTTACTGCGACTCGACGGTGAGTCAAAGTTCGCGCGTGGAACCGGCAGCAAAGCCGGGCGGTCCGGTGCCCTCCTCTCTTGAGATACGTCTTCGAGAGCAATCTAGCAGTTTCTGGTCAACAGTCACCAGTCGTTGTGTGAGCCGTCATGATACCAGCCGCGTTCGCCGCGTGGACCGGTACGCCCTGATTGGTGTCCATGCGGACGAAGGAGACGCTTGGCACGCGGGAGGCAGCAGGCAGGTCGATCCTTCCTCCGTTCCACCGCTTATACGACTCGATCGGTCCTACGGCTCGATGTTCAGCACTCGATTCAGGACGTTCTTCGTGATTTGTGACGTGAACTCGTCCACGAGCAATGACGCTGGCCAGGTGATGGAGCCAACCGAGAAGACGGACCCTCCGGAGGGGGTGTCGTACTGCACGATCTCGGCGCCGCCGTCATCCGGGTTGAGCCCTTTGGCCAGGAGGCGCGCTGCGACCGGCGAGGAGCCGCTCATCTTGTCCGTTTCATGGCCGGAAGCGCCGCCCCAACAGCGTTCCTGCAACCCGTTGCGGCCGAAGATGTCGCCGTCCCGGAGACCCGTGCCTTCGTAAATCCAGTGATCGGTGTCGACTGCCCGGTACGGAGCGGCGGTCATGATGCCCGACTCGGTGGTGACTACGCCCAACAACTCGGCTTCGCTCCGGTAGCGCCGGTGCATGCGGCTCTCGATGAAAACACCGGTGTCGGGATCGGTGTACCCCATATCGCCGCCGGAGGTCGGCATGTAGTTGTAGAACTTCAGCGCCGCGCCGTCGGCCAGGAACTCGACCTCGCAGTTGAGCCCATTGCCACCCAGGTAGAGGAAGTTCCCGCCCTCGTTCTTGACCCATTCGTCGATGCGGCGGTACTGCTCCCGTGACCAGTACTCCGGATGCACACTGGCGATCGCGGCCCGGTGTCCTGTCAGTTGGAGCTCACCGGTGTGCAGCTGATGATCGCTGTATACGTCGTAGCCGTACCCTTCCCGTTCCAGCCAGGCCAGCAAGCGCCACTCTGCCGGAGCAAGATGACACCCCTGCCGCCCCACGATTGGATCGGTGGCCTGGGTTCCCTCGGGAATGCTGTTGGCCGGGTTCGGACGCTCGAAATGAACGGGAGGATAGGCGTCGTCGGGAAAGCTCCACTCGCCAAACGTATCGATCGAGGAATAGCGGAGCATGTCTTGCCGCGCATTGACCGCGGGGGCTAGAGGCATGCCTGCCGAGTTGACGTAGTTGCTACGGCCGCCAAAGTTGTTGTAGGCATTCCAGGTATTGGTCGACAGGATGACCGCAATCGGGTTCGACGGCGCGGCGGGCGCGACGATCCAGGGAAAGGAAAAGAACCGGCCGGTGTTGCTCTTCGCTTCCAGATAGTAGAGTCCTGAACGCTCCGGCCCGGTGACGAACTGGGTCAGATGCGGGTTGCCATACCCGGTCTTGTTCCACCGAACGCCCGTTTGCACGTAGTCGCCATCTGGGGTGATTTGCATGACCGCCCGGGGACCGTGCTCGTCGAACCAACCGAGCTTGGCGATGAACTCCTTCTCCAGCCCGTAGCGCCAGAGGCTGAGTTG is part of the Thermomicrobiales bacterium genome and harbors:
- a CDS encoding ABC transporter substrate-binding protein; translation: MTENDNDLRFLIDLARGRFSRRDMLKASGALGAGAALGGGLTIRQLADVSAQDAEPAGEVIWALDAPPPNLLPFGAISLAHWQGREFFYDTLVMWDQDLNFVPGLAETWEVDADNSYIFNLRKGVLFHNGKEMTAADVKYSMDLAVTPPEPGVAVSYLANITGTEIVDDYTVKVTMSKLDPTLPGTMAWGGYTPIVPENFYDDYNPLSEAIGTGPMKLVEYVQDDVVVMEANPDYWNAGIPCISKLTLKTLTEEQTRVAALRSGEIDGGTFSADVVITLEGDDTITILEGAVSTPNVIQFQTAEADVPWRDTRVRQAINKVVDRELIRQNVFGGSAAITGAIPPGYGEYPLTPERLAELYANDVEAAKALMEEAGYADGFEVELQAIAAPRSYTQNAEIVAEAVKQLNINVSVVPLEIGTFADNIGTGAYQWGATGRGMRGDPSGYVIDFRQGTTQNVVWFGDGYNNEEFNTLYDQALAETDTAARVPMYQRLQEIIAEDAAHLYLVQPFKFQAVNNRLTGMYVFFGNTNPGLRTVCVADAE
- a CDS encoding creatininase family protein; protein product: MAAGPEMDVVDSGYVRGEYRYDKLTWPEINEAIAQKKVVILPVAAVEQHGHHLPLDVDVLQVESICREAGRRAPESMLVMPPVQYGYCHHVLDFPGTISIQPTTFVNYLLDITRSLAWHGFERIIVINGHGSNHPLVEQVGRQTILQTDALCAFLSWWQLGASYWNSELRESGPGGSAHACELETSMYLHLDEAGVRKDRIRGTVHEDVLEIPGADKWQWVDLTMGSGPAGIVGWTSQMSETGSIGAPELGSAEKGEKLFEHVVTELIDLVQWLQSRPVRPRRDHHANERTEPMPFGF
- a CDS encoding ABC transporter permease; the protein is MSVVTTTPDVITEGRVARATTPWWKFPKRYRNPIGIVGAIIVLTTILIAIFAPLIAPYDPAAQGSIRLLPPSREHLMGTDELGRDTFSRIVYGARVSLQVGIISVVIALAIGGFLGLLSGYFGGRTDTWTMRVVDIMFAFPGIVLAIVIAGLLGPSRRNAMIAIGIIYAPAFARVVRGTVLSVKGEAYIEAARVLGSSNWRMVRQHVVPNIMAPMIVLTTVYLSSAILSEAALSFLGLGTQPPEPTWGGMLNIARTYMEISPWMAIFPGLAIAILVLGFNFLGDGLRDILDPRLRER
- a CDS encoding creatininase family protein; amino-acid sequence: MGNHRKGSSTAARKAGHPPPGHAGEFETSVVMHLRPDLPPVDPHPKSCGIEALPPRVIGWRLERNDWWQAIDGYTDSPAAATAESGARFVEIVVDGLAQVMREFLAS
- a CDS encoding ABC transporter substrate-binding protein → MADQDNDLRFLIDLARGRFSRRDALKASGALAAGAALGGGLTIRQLADVSAQSPEAGAAPSGEVVWALDSPPPNLIPFGAVSQPAWNGREFFYDSLLEWDRDLNPMPALAESWETDESGSHIFHLRKGVKFHNGKEMTAADVKYSVEMAIAPPEPGVAIGILANITGADIVDDYTVKINTATVDPTLLGNLAWGRYTAIVPENFYDDYNALSEAVGTGPMKLVEYVQDDVVVMEAFPDFWGDGIPCIAKLTLKTLSEEQTRVAALRSGEIDGGSFSADVAMTLEGDDSVTILEGLVSTPNVIQFQTAEADVPWRDTRVRQAINKVVDRELIRQNVFGGKAEITGAIPPGYGEYPLTPEKLAELYANDVEAAKALMEEAGYADGFEVELQAIAAPRSYTQNAEIVAEAVKQLNIDAKVVPLEIGTFADNIGTGAYQWGATGRGMRGDPSGYVIDFRQGTTQNVTWFGDGWNNDEFNELYDQALAELDQAARVPMYQRMQEIIAEDAAHLYLVQPYKFQVVNSRLTGMYVTFTDTNRGLRTACVSDAE
- a CDS encoding DUF6605 domain-containing protein; the encoded protein is MLIGYVSDENYVAQSDVAIEIDQDGELIEVIRSTPRGGVYADLGAGRHRFSLVKPGFGSKSVTLDLPLAEPYQFRLLSDCLLGYVWPNWVKTGERSEFRVHSHEPYQLSLWRYGLEKEFIAKLGWFDEHGPRAVMQITPDGDYVQTGVRWNKTGYGNPHLTQFVTGPERSGLYYLEAKSNTGRFFSFPWIVAPAAPSNPIAVILSTNTWNAYNNFGGRSNYVNSAGMPLAPAVNARQDMLRYSSIDTFGEWSFPDDAYPPVHFERPNPANSIPEGTQATDPIVGRQGCHLAPAEWRLLAWLEREGYGYDVYSDHQLHTGELQLTGHRAAIASVHPEYWSREQYRRIDEWVKNEGGNFLYLGGNGLNCEVEFLADGAALKFYNYMPTSGGDMGYTDPDTGVFIESRMHRRYRSEAELLGVVTTESGIMTAAPYRAVDTDHWIYEGTGLRDGDIFGRNGLQERCWGGASGHETDKMSGSSPVAARLLAKGLNPDDGGAEIVQYDTPSGGSVFSVGSITWPASLLVDEFTSQITKNVLNRVLNIEP
- a CDS encoding neutral/alkaline non-lysosomal ceramidase N-terminal domain-containing protein, translated to MGSFQAGVGRVDITPPLSAPHASWGAQVHVFAEDVDLPLTCTVLVVDDGTNRAAWVDFDLIILSTPETQKVQQRVADETGIPPEMVRVSVTHNHAGPPPSSWDWAKAGIDAMKAYYALLPDYAAGAARLAVEKLEPARVGVARGESHVAVNRRETAPDGRTVTGTNPDGPIDPEVFVMRIDALDGSPIVAAVGYTMHPTTLGPSNKRLSADWPGYLKETVELVTGAPTMFAQGATGDIGPGPDGFTDDIAVIQRLGKSVGASAIVAYEEILLPKRAYRHEKVWESGAPLGKWTYDAEEGPDPIVRGSTTIVKLPLIELMPFDMAEERVTQAQEALDSLKAAGADPKEIEAATFVVKRANMAFRHVQAFAGKTEADVEINILQIGPAVFVGTEGEPFQDIGKEIKRRSPFPFTWFGGYVGGWAGYIPMPADYPAKGYEVDTSPFTPEAAGILTEAAVKLLIELAASES
- a CDS encoding ABC transporter permease, translating into MSKYILQRLALLVPTLIGMSLLIFAMLRLLPGDIVDILAGTDGTASSAAKEKLRESMGLNDPIPVQYIKWMGNLLQGDPGTSMRSGKPVGEILAAALPITIELAILALIISTVVSIPLGVISAVKRDTAFDFGARVAGLVGLSLPNFWVATLMLLFTSKVFGWTPSIRFIPFTSDPIGNLQQMILPAIALAVPLMAITMRMTRTTMLEVLGQDYVRTAKAKGLAPQPVLYRHALKNALIPVITVIGFQLGGLMGSAAVVEVVFGLNGVGNTLLQGIFNRDYPLVQAATLYLAVAFVSINLIVDVLYAWLDPRIKLG